One genomic region from Burkholderia latens encodes:
- a CDS encoding cell division protein FtsQ/DivIB, which yields MWNNVRQLNLAASALYALLLLVLAAAGCYWLIQRPTFALREIRIDGDTEHINTPTVRAGVVGRLKGNFFTVDLDTARAAFEQMPWVRHASVRRVWPNALAVTLEEYKPLGTWGSAQLVSVDGELFTANQGELDEELPAFDGPEGSAKEVVTRYRDFTNWFAPLKAAPEEVTLSARYAWTVKLSNGMQIELGKERTSETLHDRSQRLVAAWPAVTERWGNDIEYADLRYPNGFAIRAAGMRFLTDTDKPKK from the coding sequence ATGTGGAACAACGTTCGCCAACTCAACCTTGCCGCCAGCGCGCTATACGCGCTGCTGCTGCTCGTGTTGGCGGCGGCCGGCTGCTACTGGCTGATCCAGCGTCCGACGTTCGCGTTGCGCGAAATCCGGATCGACGGCGACACCGAGCACATCAACACGCCGACGGTGCGGGCGGGCGTGGTCGGACGGCTGAAGGGGAATTTCTTCACGGTCGACCTCGACACCGCGCGGGCCGCGTTCGAGCAGATGCCGTGGGTGCGCCATGCGAGCGTACGGCGGGTGTGGCCGAATGCGCTCGCTGTCACGCTCGAGGAGTACAAACCGCTCGGGACCTGGGGCAGCGCGCAGCTCGTGAGCGTCGACGGCGAGCTGTTCACCGCGAACCAGGGCGAACTGGATGAAGAACTGCCCGCGTTCGACGGCCCGGAGGGCAGTGCGAAGGAAGTCGTCACGCGGTACCGCGACTTCACGAACTGGTTTGCGCCGCTTAAGGCGGCGCCGGAAGAAGTGACGCTGTCGGCGCGCTACGCGTGGACGGTGAAGCTGTCGAACGGCATGCAGATCGAACTCGGCAAGGAACGCACGAGCGAGACGCTGCACGACCGGAGCCAGCGCCTCGTCGCCGCATGGCCGGCAGTCACGGAGCGTTGGGGCAACGACATCGAGTACGCGGACCTGCGTTATCCGAACGGATTCGCGATTCGTGCGGCAGGCATGCGGTTCCTGACCGATACCGACAAGCCCAAGAAGTAA
- a CDS encoding D-alanine--D-alanine ligase has translation MSGIDPKRFGKVAVLFGGESAEREVSLTSGRLVLQGLRDAGVDAHPFDPAERPLSALKDEGFVRAFNALHGGYGENGQIQGALDFYGIRYTGSGVLGSALGLDKFRTKLVWQQTGVPTPPFETVMRGDDYAARATDIVAKLGLPLFVKPASEGSSVAVLKVKTADALPAALSEAATHDKIVIVEKSIEGGGEYTACIAGDLDLPLIKIVPAGEFYDYHAKYVADDTQYLIPCGLPAEQEAELKRIARRAFDVLGCTDWGRADFMLDAAGNAYFLEVNTAPGMTDHSLPPKAARSIGISYSELVVKVLSLTLND, from the coding sequence ATGAGCGGGATCGATCCGAAACGTTTCGGCAAGGTGGCGGTGTTGTTCGGCGGCGAATCCGCCGAGCGCGAGGTGTCGCTCACCTCGGGCCGTCTCGTGCTGCAGGGCCTGCGCGATGCGGGCGTCGACGCGCATCCGTTCGACCCGGCCGAGCGGCCGCTGTCGGCGCTGAAGGACGAAGGCTTCGTGCGTGCGTTCAACGCGCTGCACGGCGGCTACGGCGAAAACGGCCAGATCCAGGGCGCGCTCGACTTCTACGGAATCCGCTACACGGGCAGCGGCGTCCTGGGCTCGGCACTGGGCCTCGACAAGTTCCGCACGAAGCTCGTGTGGCAGCAGACGGGCGTGCCGACGCCGCCGTTCGAAACGGTGATGCGCGGCGACGATTATGCGGCGCGCGCGACGGATATCGTCGCGAAGCTCGGCCTCCCGCTGTTCGTGAAGCCGGCGAGCGAAGGCTCGAGCGTTGCGGTGTTGAAGGTGAAGACGGCCGACGCGTTGCCCGCCGCACTGTCCGAAGCGGCGACCCACGACAAGATCGTCATTGTCGAGAAGAGCATCGAAGGCGGCGGCGAATATACCGCGTGCATCGCCGGCGACCTCGACCTGCCGCTGATCAAGATCGTGCCGGCCGGCGAGTTCTACGACTACCACGCGAAGTACGTGGCCGACGATACGCAGTATCTGATTCCGTGCGGGCTGCCTGCCGAACAGGAAGCGGAACTGAAGCGCATCGCGCGCCGCGCGTTCGACGTGCTGGGCTGCACCGACTGGGGTCGCGCGGATTTCATGCTGGATGCGGCGGGCAACGCGTATTTCCTCGAAGTGAACACGGCCCCGGGAATGACCGACCATTCGCTGCCGCCGAAGGCCGCGCGCTCGATCGGCATCAGCTATTCGGAGCTGGTCGTGAAGGTGCTGTCGCTTACGCTCAACGACTGA